Part of the Marasmius oreades isolate 03SP1 chromosome 5, whole genome shotgun sequence genome is shown below.
cctcctcgtctACAAATCCGGCGAACGCTGTGTCCTTTCGGGGTTTGATATGATGAGCCTTCACGTTCATGttgttcatcattctccaaccACCGGGTCCGGGTTTCGCAGCTGTTGTTCTTACAGGACGGCAATTTATTTCGGGTTCTGGAGCTTCTGGAGGCTGTTCCAGTTCGGGTTCCAGAGTTCTCGgcggtgttggtggtggcaGATCGTCTGGGATTTGTGGTAATGGTGGTGGAATAGCTGTGGGGACATGCTGCGTACCGGAAATGCTCGGATTGGACTCGGAAAATTTCCTAGAGGTTGGAAAATCAGGTAAGTCTGTCTCCCCCTCAATGTGAGCAGTTCCAGGTTCGAATTGTTCGTCTTTGTTGAAGACTACATCCCGTTCAACCAAAACTTTCCGCTTTTCGGGTCAGTAAATTCTGTACCCTTTGGTTGCTTGGTCGTAACCAACAAACCTGCCTTCCTTTGCCCTTGCATCTAGCTTTCCTGCTTCTAAGTCCTTCACCCACACTTTCCGTCCCCATTCTGGTACCTTTGCAATGTCCGGTTTTAATCCGGTTCCGGCTTCCAGCGGAGTTTGATCATTCTTCAGTCCTCTATGACGAAGTCGATCTTTAACCCAAAAAGCATGGTTAATTGCTTCAGCCCACAAGTTCCGGGATAACTTGGCACGTATCAACAGTGCGCGAGCCATGTCCAGTGTTGTCCGGTTAATCCATTCAGATCCACCGTTGGATTGCGGCGAATCGTGGGCTGTTAAATGATGAATGGTTCCTTTAGACGCAAGATAGTTGTCAAATTCTGTAGACAAAAATTCTCTGCCTCGGTCCGCTCCGaaaatttggataggttggttcctttgagtcatcatccatgcctcatactccttgtaCTTCTGCAGAGCTTCCAATTTATGCTTCATGAAGTGTACCCGCAATTGCTGAGTGTGTTTGTCGTGGAAAGCAATGAAGTAATTGTGACCACCTAAGGATTTAACAGGTGCGGATCCCCAAACATCGGCTGTAACTTTTCCGCCGACAACTGGTTGGAacgattcttcttcgctttcCTTCGGAAATGGCCTCCGAGTAATTTTCGCTTTGACACAGTCTTCGCAAAATTCTCGAGGTGACTTTGGATCAATTCGGATTCCAGTGATCATTTCATGTTTGATCATGTAGTCAATGTCGTCATAGTTGACATGGGCAAGAATCCGATGTGCTTCCATACGACTTAGAGTAATGTCCGGAGTAGATGATTCAGCAGTGTGAGCATGATGATCTGTGATACGATAGAGATTTCAGATCCGGGGAATTTGGCCGACGATTTTTCCATCGGACGTTTGAATGATGCATGTACCGTCGTGGATTGTAAGTTTGCATCTGGCTCGGTCCATGCTGCTGACAGAAATAAGAGTGTAGACCATTTGTGGACAATAATAGATGTTCTTCAGCGTAACTTTCGTCGGACTTTTCCCGGGTCCCATCGGAAAGTAAACCTGCATATTCCCTTTGCCAATGGCATTAAAAGATTGTCCGTCGGCGGCTGTAATAGGCTCCAGAGGAATTTCGACATAATCACTTATACTATCGCGATCTGGGGTAAAATGGCTGCTTGCTCCACAATCTATAATTTTATCGGAGTCCGTGCGGGTAGCCATGTTGGCTGTATGTTCGCTTCAGAAATCCGACGTAATCCGGTGTTTGAACACTGCATAGTCCACAGAACTAGTAGCTAAGAGCGCAACTCCAtcggacttttcctccttttcaGCTACGTTAGCACCCTTTGcaactttctgcttctcttaAACCAGGCAGGCGCACTATCTGCTTTACCTCCTCCTTCGGCATAACAATCAGTCTTGATGTGACCCTTCTTGTTACAATTGTGGCAAGTGGTATCCTTGTGGGGATTTCCACTACCTCCACCTTTTCCACTTTTTCCGCTACAGTTCCCTTTTCGGTTTCCGTCGGATCTGCGAGCTTTattaaaggaagctacaaGGGCCTCCTgcaacttcttctcctccgccTGCATTAGTGATTGGTCATACTCACTTTCGAGACTTGACAAAAGTACTTCAATATCAACTGGTTGACTGCTGTTTCGGGCTATGATGGAGATCAAGGTGAGTACGGGTTTGTACATGGCAGACGATGATAGGGAACGAGTGATGTTAGATGTAAACATAAGGTCGTCAACAGGGTGTCCCATTTCAGCCAACTTTTCTCAgagttccttcatctccataATGTGATTCCGGAGGTTTCCACCTTCCGATAATCACATGTTTTGAAGTTTTGTCAATAAATTGGCTGCTATAAGCGATCCGCGATTTTCGTTGACATCTataagcttcttccaaatGTCACATGCCGTTGGTAAATCTCAGACCCATATGAAGAGTGATTTCGGAATGGTTTGATAAATGAATTCCCGGGTCTGAGCTTCCTTCTGGTCGTACTCATCCCAtgcatcctcattcttctctaCGGCCGCTTCTTCTACCGGTAGTAGCAACAATCCTTCTTTGTACCACTTCCCATCTTGTTGTAACACTAATTTCTCCAGCTTCTGTGCAGTCCCGAACAGGTGCTGTTTGAGTCCTTTGGACACAGCATGGTTAACGACtctggacttgtagtctgacCAGTTCGCACTTCCCTCTTGTAGGGTAGGTAATTTCTGTACCAGTTTCAAAGCTGTCGAGGACAACACAGTTTCATTGctggggcccataacctgtgatgcgcagtgttgaatagcATGTAAGAACGGGAaaacgtcggagtccgtcggagctctggagtgcgagagagtggctaaaaggaatgtataacctcagtggtggtttgacactacaataatagggaatacctaaaaggaatgtatactatagaaggtAATACAAGTACTTctaaagaagggaaaataatagacgacttacacctcagtggtggtttgacactgaggtgtgagtgtacgtatttagtaactatatactctAACGGAGATTAAAGGCACGTGTTTATTTGATATACAACAGGTGGTTAGGTTAGCGGTTAGGGCAGTTAGGGTGGTTAGGGCTGGTTAAAGGTTAGGGATTCAAAGGTATGTGAGGGGGTCTGGGGGCTTGCCCCCTGTATTATGTACCCAGGATGAACCCTACATAAGCAGAAGCTGATGTATAATTTTCAATGGAATCATGGTGTAGTGGACAAAGATGTCTGCTGAGTGTTTGTTTGTGGTGGAGTTAGTGGTTTAATTCCCCCTTTTGCAATCAATCAATTTTAAGCCAGGCTGGTTTTATTAAGCCAATGTTTTTAAGCCATGTCAAATATTATAAGCCTGTTTTTAAGCCTACAGGTAGGATTATAAGCCATGTAAAGGATTACAAGCTATAAATAACTGTACAGGATTATAATGCACCCAAAGGTGTCAATCTCGTCGGATCTAGATGCGTCCTCCGGAGAAAACGGGATTCCGAAGGAAAAGTTGCCAAGTACAAGGTGAGAGCAGTAGCAAAGGGTTTTACGCAGAAATTTGGCATAGACTACATGGATATGTTCTCTCCGACGGTGTGTCCGGCGACGATCTGTACACTCCTTGCAGTCGCCGCAAGTCTTGGAGCCGAAATTGACCACGGAGATGTCAAAAACGCCTATCTCTATAGTACACTGCCACCGGACCAGAAAATCTACATGGAACTTCCTCCGTACTACTCTGAATTTAAATCCATTCCAACCCACCTTCACGGAAAGTGAATAGTATGCCGACTTAAGAAATCCTTATACGGTACAAAGCAGGGAACACACAAGTGGACCTgagcgaaggaggagaaaatttGTGGAACCATGCAGTACACCAAATGTCATGCGGATGAAGCTGTTTACTACAAATTTGATGGTACAGTTTGGAGCATTATAGCCAGCGCTACAGATGACTTCGTTTTCATCGCGGACTCCAAAGAAACCAATGCACTTGCAAAGAAACAAGTCGGCGAGCACTTCGAACTCGTTGACCTTGGTGCATttaattggtttctaggaatgAGCTCATCCCGGAACCGAGAAACCTGAAAAATCTACCTGGACCAACATGCGTACAttgaccaaattgtaacGCGTATGGATCTACAGGATGCTCGGACCGTGGATACTCTGATGGAACCCGGAATTGACCTTAGTCTCGAATCCCCTGCCGTATCACCGCATCCGTTAAACTCCGACAAAAAATCTTTTTATCGTGAAGCAATTGGCTCACTGATGTATGCAAGTATCATGACTCGCCCGGATATCACATTTGCCATTAATACcctttctcaatttcttgaaTCTCCCCGAACAACTCACCTAAATGCCGTTAAACGTGTATTccgttaatgcgacttagttgactatgctacaaggttctttttgcactttaaaacagtgctacggagcgatatttatcatattaagaactagagtgagcctgaattgctagttaaagctagtgccgctagtagaatgtgccataggcgcagctagaccagttagagagagccgtagatcgtgtcagaaaactgtatgaccgttcgaaacctgtagaacactatgagtagaggacttaagcggtaattcaccgagttctactctctacattctactatgcactggcatatcaagggattgtactattagaagacttgtagtcttcacagaaccgttcgtagcagaacttaacaaagtcaaaagaccttcatactaggagtacctacttctacgggggatttagttgacaagaaatcggacattggaccacacagactaggagaaatttgatatgaccgtagatcgagtcccgatctgaggaaaagacaaaaagacatgatacagatcccagatcacagatagagtacccaggaaccaggcaggaatgaacaacggatcttggagtccgcgctgttcatgtgctatggcgattcggaactctggatccatatgctggaactacttggacacacaaagtccatatgatttgataacatcgaaatgcaggataaggtccgtaggcaggaaataccatatggtacgcctatgtaggtccattctacaggctgaaacaaaaatgaagatcagtccagattggtccaaaacatatgattcgaatacggaaaagctccgtagacaagattctgcacatgtagcagtccctagcgataagattccacatggattcgtagctatggtgcattatttttagagatgaaacaagtagagataggattacaaagctagcgtagaagtagtataaaagcagctcatgtatccgtagataaagaagtactacccgtgcgtaggaaagtcctgagtgggttgcccgtgagtaactgctcttgacaccaatagagagatttgccctgtctttgtgcagtgaaacgataagatttgatttgaactatacgagaccgtcgaggtcaaactagagaactatccgtccgtaggccgccgaggtcttgattactgtttcgtgatccgtcgagggtcttagcgttcgtgtccgccgaggacttagttttcgtgtccgtcgagggcaatagtctccaatcgttcgaattagtcttaccgtagacgaaattcatagtcccacttagtccactggacaataaacagagcccctacaaaccctagaacccctgtagctgtggtgtttttacacttgcagttacacattgatttcataagaacttcatacgatactgagactgtgatcttgtgcgtaacctttgccaagcagtccacccttgcaatctttcctggtgtgtagagttattgatagactttacacggaggtttactagttttttgggttgatttggtgttggtgctactcccgtagctctgatattaggttgactcttgagtggtattcttcgcccattaccgttatttgaaaggaactcGGGACGTTAAGCTCGAACTCGGAGGAGACAAATTATACCTGTCTGGATACTCGGATGCCGATTGGGCGTCACACACACACCGCCATTCAATCTCAGGATTCGCATTTTTCATCGGATCCGGAGCGGTCTCCTGGAGTACGAAAAAGCAACCTATCGTTACGCTTTCCAGCATGGAATCTGAATACGTCACGTTAACTCATGCCGGCAAAGAAGCAATTTGGCTCAACAAGTTGTTATCTGAGCTAAGACTGATTTTACCGAACACCGACAGCAGATCCGACGCAATGGACTTATACTGCGATAATCAAGGTGCTATTCATTTATCAAAGGACTCTACATTTCATGCATGCACAAAGCACATAGACGTCCATTTCCACTGGATCCAACAAACAGTTTTACAAGGAAAAATTTCTTTATCTTATGTTCCGACCGACTTAATGATTGCAGATACATTTACGAAGTCCCTGTCTCGGGCTAAATTTGTACGCTTCACATCCATGCTCAGACTTACTTTTGATTAGTGTTCAtcttgagggggagtgttgtatATCAAATAAACACATGCCTTTAATCTCCGTTagagtatatagttactaaatacatacactcacacctcagtgtcaaaccaccactgaggtgtaagtcgtctattattttcccttctttagaagtactcatattaccttctatagtatacattccttttaggtattccctattattgtagtgtcaaaccaccactgaggttatacattccttttagccactctctcgcactccagagctccgacggactccgacgtttTCCCGTTCTTACATGCTATTCAACACTGTGCATCACACCACCATACCCAACCACTAACCCAAACCACTAACCCAAATCACTAACCTAACCACTAAGTCCAAATTGCTAAAAAAACTACTAAGTTTAGTAAGGCATGTTGCGCGGCTGATAGACTTATAAGCCACTTACAGTACCTATGCCCCCACCAAAACCTTATAGTGAAAATCACTATAAGCCCTGCTTAGGATTATATTTCACGTTCCCTAATGTATGAGGCAGTCTTATAATCCCTTTACATCCTCTGTTGGGATGTATGGGAAACAGGGGGATTCATGATTACAGGATGGTGGACTCTGATGACAGTGCTCAAATATTCACTCAGAATTAGAGGCTTTGCTTGCACTGCCCTTTTTCACATGCACAGACCAGCTATTTTCTCCGCAAGCCACATTTTTGAACACCACATTCATGCCCATAGACAATCAGGCTGTTTATCATCCAGTTCCTGAGGTGACCAGAACCGCCAAACAACGGATGCTTCACGTGGTGCTCTGTCGGTGAACTGTGTCATCTTTATCAGTGATTGTGAGGAAAACACACATAACTCCACATCTCCGAACAAATGTTCTTCCAAGTCAAATTCAGGCTTGCCAACTCCCCCTCTTGTCCTTGCGTATTCCTCGTTTCAATGAAACACCCATTCTCAGCTATGATTCCCAATCTTCCACCCACTTCTTGACTGACTTTCTTGAGCTCTTTCCGAGGGAccaccttttccttttccttctccctcGGGCCTCTCCCCAGACAAAATCAACAACGACCAATCCCGTTTTACAATGCTTCCATATCCCAACAAGTCCTCTGACATTCAAGACTTGGTTCTCTTCGACCCCATCATCCTCTGTAGTATCTCCTTCTTGTGCAGCATGAGAAAATATAAGTCTCCCAGCAATTTCCTCCACATGACATGGCCAGTCTGTGGCAGAAACAATTCCCCCACATGCAAAAGATCTCTAAGTCGCCGACTTCTCGCCTTGGGCTCGCTCATGCAAATCTGAAAAACTATGGTATTTGTTGTATACCTGTAGAGAGTAATACTACATTAAAATTTGAGTTCGACGGCCAGTTACTTACTATAGTAGATTGGGCTTGTTTTCTCCTTGCTTTGCGTCAGTCCTCACAATTGCTGTAGGTCTGTTTGAGTCCGCCTgtgggttttttttttgaaggCCGAGTAGGGCTTCATTGAGTGACAGCTAGTACAAAACTGGTTCGAGCCGTCCATCTCAGTGACGACGTGGGAAAAAAAGAAGCATGGCCACGTGAGTGAGTAAGTCAGGAACAATTTAAATTCACTTCCCACCCGCCTTTGCATTGATTTTGTTGCAGTAGTGCTTTCTGTTGTAGATAGAACTCAGTGCATCGATACAACAACTATATTGAATATAGATATACCTGTTGTAGATCGAACTGTATCATACGAGTCAGAAAGATATAAGTAAAAGTATAATACTGGAGCTTACCTCAGTGCGTCGATACGACAACTGAGGGGGCTCGAATTGTATGTAAAAGTATATAAGGCAATGTGAAAGTAAACAATGTGAACTGGGAATTGAGCAAACAGAAACTGGAACTATAAAATAAGAAAAGGGGTGAAAGCAAGTGGCTGAAGTGGCTGTGAGGGTGGGTGAAGTATCGATCTCAACACTTTCACACTGTCAGGACTCAAATTTTAATGTAATATTACTCTCTACAGGTATACAATAAATACCATAGCTTTTCAGATTTGCATGAGCGAGCCCAAGGCGATAAGTCGGCGACTTAGAGATCTTTCGCACACGGGGGAATTGTTTCTGCCACGGACTGGCCACATCACATGGAGGAAATCACTGGGAGACTTATGTCTTCCTGCGGCACGTAAGCATCTTGTATGTAAAACTGATGACGAACACTTGGGCATTCTGTCTCATAACATGACCTTGCAAATCTTCTCAATGAGAATGGGATTCTTTGGGAGACATGGTGACTCGGAGGCCGTGGTGGATGGCAGCTGCAGTTCCACGAATGTTCCAAGGGTTAATGGCAATGCAGCAACTTGGCAGGAACAGAATCCAGAATAAGAGTAGGAACCAGTGAACTTGATTTTTAAAAACGTTCACTTACTCCAAGTCGGTTAGAGAAGGGAACAAAGATCCCCAGTACTAAGCTCTCTCAAAAGACTGCCCTCCTTTTCTTCACCCCCCTGTGTCCTCAacgccatcccttctctcagaGAAGTCACTAAAAATGCATCGGCAGCTCGTAATAATGCCAGATATTGACTGAAGCTGACTTCTTGGCTATGAAGTAATATGGCAGGTTGTCAAACAAATGAAAAATCATGATTGGCTGTTTGGGGGAGGGGGAAGAAGACCTTCACTATCAACCAACCTGGTAAGTAAGAGTGCTAAACCTGGAATTGATATCACAcgagaaaagcgaaaaattaTTTCGAGCTTAATTGACTACTGAAGGTAGCTAAATCAGGGTGTAGATACACTCAAATGAAATATGATCTGATATCCAGCCAATCAAACCATTCGAAATTGCACCCGATATTAGTCTATTCAGTATTGATTTCTGACAAACAGACAGGGAAATTGATTAAGAAACTATCTATTTGGGTGAAAAGTAAATTAATTTTCTCTAAATCATTTCCTGTTTTGAGTAAAGCGAAATGCCGGATTTTAATTGTGCAGAATGCCGTACTGATTTTTCTCTACTAACGTTCGCTGGGAGAAAATCAGTATGCCATTCAAGTCAGGTGAAATCCGGCATTTTGCTTGACCTaaaacaagaaatgattTGCAGGGAATTTGCCTACTTCTTGGCTAAATAGATAGTTGCCTCATCAATTTCCCTGTTTACTCGTCTGAAATCAATACTGAACAGGAGAATATCGGGTGAAATTTCGAATAGTTTGATTGGCCAGATATCAGATTATATTTCATTTGAGTGTATCTACACCCCGATTTAGCTACCTTCAGTAGTCAATTAAGCTCGAAAtaatttttcgcttttctggtGTGTATGCGACAGTGGGATCTGATTTGGCAAGGACTTAAATTGTGTTGTTTCTAGCCAACTTATAATTCTTGTTTACTGTATAAATATCCAACCTTTACCCTCCAACGTGATTCATATAACACTACAAGCTTTGCAGAATAATAATTCACTAAACAACCAACCTTAACTTTGCGAAATCTGGAGTTCCCAATCCGGTAACCGGATCCCACCCAGTACGAGCCGTGAACCCGTTCGTTCCACATCCAGGATTGCTCCCGCTCGTGATATCGTTAAACGCACCTCCGTTTTTGTAAATCAGAGGGTTTAAGAAACCTAGCGAGGATCTTCCGGAGGAGAGACGGACGTCGTTTAGGAGAGCGATGATTCCTGCGACCGTTGGGGAGGATGCGGAGGTTCCGCCGACGGAGGAGGTGCTACCGCCGATGATGACTTGGAACCCAGTGCCTTGGGCTGCTAGATCGGGGTATGCGCGACCGGTTTTGCTGAAGAGGGGAGTTGTGAATAAAGGATATCAGTTGTCTAGTTTATTTTAGAgaagagggggggggggacaTACTTGAACAACCCATTATTCGTAGTTCCCAAAGCATTCAAAAACGTCGTCACGGCCGTACTCTGATAATCCGGTCTCCCGAAATAGTTCGAGAACCCACCACCAGAGAAATCAACAGCGACTTCCGGATTCGTCCTCGTGGTTCCTCCAACGGTAGTGACAAACGGACAAGAAGCGGGGAACGCAggttggaattgaactcggTTTTGACCGTCGTTGGTTCGACAATCTCCACCTCCGACACCAAAGTCTCCCGAACTAAAGAGAACACTGGAACCTCGTGATCCAAGTTGAGCGAATAGGTTGCAAACGCTGTTGGCGTAGTCGGGTGGAACGGTTTGTTCGTCATCGCCATAGGAGGTTGTGAAGACGAGAGGGATGGAACTCTGACTTGTGATGAAGTTCAGCCAGTCGAGGTAGGGTTCGTTGGTGTTGGTCGAAGTTTGGGAGTCGGGTTTGAAAGGTGGAGAGCCGCCGGTACTTTTTTTGGGTGAGAGTAAATTGAGTCTGGCGTGAAACAAGAGGGGGAAAGCGTTTACCTGTAGTAAGTATTGGGAACGGGTGCAGAAAGTCCAATAGTGTACTGAATATCCAAGTTGGCTTCTACACCGGGATCGTTCTGGTCGTCACCGCCGCCGTTAACGCGTACGGTGGTGAAGGTGGTGCCTGCTCGTGCCGGGACGAATCGAGTGAGGAAGGTCTAGAAGCGAAAGACCAAAGATAAAGTGTCAAGCGAACTCGTATCCAGTAAGCTGGTTTACTTACCTGCAAATCAGCCCGATTGGCGAACTCGTTAAGGTAACCGGCAACACCGAGAGAGTTCCGGTTGGTAGCTTGTTGAGTATAGTTGGCAGTCTGAGAAAAAATGAGTATTTGCGAACTCGATAAGGAGCGTAAACAAGTCTAGAAACTAACGTTGTACAATGTCTTCAAGCAATCCGGAGTTATTCGTGTGTTGCAAGTCGTCGGGGGTACAGCATCAGGATCCAAATCCACCTCGGGCATCAAGAACGACGTCGCACGCATGCTCTTGAATGTTCCGAAGTACGTGGTAGGAGAAACGACGTCGACGTGTCCGAGAAGATCACGAGGAAGAGAATACGAAAGAGTGCGTAGAACAGTGTCTTTCGAAGCAGGGTGGTGGTATAATCCATACTCTGCGTTCAACATCCTCTCGGCATCTTTGACTGGTAGCCGGATGGTAACCCAATCACCCGCTGGAGAGGCTGCAGACCCTTGATACCCGTGATGAGCCAGCCATTCTTCTACCATAGAAACGGTGTCGGTGTGTGGAGCGACAAGTTCTTCGACTTGCTCTTTCGACAGATGGTTTCCGTAACGTTCATGATCAGGGTCACTGGTTTGGCCGAGGTGGTGGAAGAGCTCGTCAATACGAGCAGATTTGAGGCCCAAGCGAAGGTCGATGAGGGTATctggagaaggggaagaatgGAATTGCCAGCCTTTGGGAATGGTGGCACCCCAGGAGTGTTTCTCGACAAAGTCATCCCATCGTCGGTTGAGTGGGGTAGAGAATGCGAGAGAAAcgagggagagaaggaggaacGGTGACCAAGCCATGGGCAGGAGTGGGTGAAAGGAAATATGAGGAGTGGTATTTATACGAGGGGGTGACGTTCCCTGACAATAAGCAACACGCATGGTTGAGAAGCTATTGGTGCCTAAACGTGAGTTCTCTTTATGCCATTGTGGGTAAAAAAGGCCTGTATCGCATGCGTGCAATCAAAAATAGAAGAGCTACTACTGAGACGAGTTGGTGCATGATTGCGATAATGAGTGCAACTTGTGGCCGCAAAATCAATGATAGTACATGGTTGCCGTGTGATTTTAGTTTGTTGACTTGCTTTATTGCAAGGGGTGG
Proteins encoded:
- a CDS encoding uncharacterized protein (MEROPS:MER0078639) codes for the protein MRVAYCQGTSPPRINTTPHISFHPLLPMAWSPFLLLSLVSLAFSTPLNRRWDDFVEKHSWGATIPKGWQFHSSPSPDTLIDLRLGLKSARIDELFHHLGQTSDPDHERYGNHLSKEQVEELVAPHTDTVSMVEEWLAHHGYQGSAASPAGDWVTIRLPVKDAERMLNAEYGLYHHPASKDTVLRTLSYSLPRDLLGHVDVVSPTTYFGTFKSMRATSFLMPEVDLDPDAVPPTTCNTRITPDCLKTLYNTANYTQQATNRNSLGVAGYLNEFANRADLQTFLTRFVPARAGTTFTTVRVNGGGDDQNDPGVEANLDIQYTIGLSAPVPNTYYSTGGSPPFKPDSQTSTNTNEPYLDWLNFITSQSSIPLVFTTSYGDDEQTVPPDYANSVCNLFAQLGSRGSSVLFSSGDFGVGGGDCRTNDGQNRVQFQPAFPASCPFVTTVGGTTRTNPEVAVDFSGGGFSNYFGRPDYQSTAVTTFLNALGTTNNGLFNKTGRAYPDLAAQGTGFQVIIGGSTSSVGGTSASSPTVAGIIALLNDVRLSSGRSSLGFLNPLIYKNGGAFNDITSGSNPGCGTNGFTARTGWDPVTGLGTPDFAKLRLVV